The Mastacembelus armatus chromosome 14, fMasArm1.2, whole genome shotgun sequence genomic interval CATAGAGATGGCATATCTAGGAAGCACAGAGATGTTTACTTGTATCACTTCGTTTCAGACAAAATTAACCAAAAATACCGGCAAATAGATGTTTCTCCTCATTGGGCACTTTCAGTGTTGTGATGGGAGACCTTACTTGGCATTCTCCAGCTTGTCTTCTTCAGACAGGCAGCCGGTTTTTATCAGCTCATAGTTGATGCTGCCAGGCTGGATGGCGTCTATCAGTTCCAGTACTGCCAAACTGCTGCTGATCTCCTTGTCCTGAtcaccacagcacacacagttcACAGGTTTaacgcgcgcgcgcgcgcacacacacacacacacacacacacacacacacacacacacacacacacacacacacacacacacacacacacacacacacacacacacacacacacacacacacacacacacacacacacacacacacacacacacacacacacacacacacacacacacacagtcccttTGGTCTGGCTAACAGTTATTAAACTTAGTAGTAATTAAACTCATGAGGACTCAGCCAAGTAACAGCTTTGTGACACAGcctaaaaaaagtttttctgaCTGCAAAAtcatcagttttttgttttgaggtCCATTCTGAATTATTTTGTTATACATACTACTAGTAATCTACACACAAGGTTCACTTATTGGCTTTTCTGAGCTTTCAATCACACCTCAGAAATGACACATCCATGTCACCGTTCATATGACCACATGTTGTCACAAGATTGATTTGTAAACTCGTCCTGTTGTGACTCAGCCAGCTCCATTTGCTCATGAAGACAGTGAGATGTGGTTGGAAGTTCAGAAAAGGCTAAAAATACAGATCTCTTTGAGCTCAGTTAGTAACACATCTTTCATTTCAAGTTCCATattaaaacagtttcatttACACGTACAAGTCTTTTTAAACAAATAGAGGAAAAACAGCGTTACCTTAAAACTTGAAATCTTAGGTGATTTTCCAGCCTCTGCCAAAGTTTTGTTTACCCAGTTCACAATGATTTCGTCGTTTACTTTCTGTCCATCTCCCAGTTCCTGCAGTACATTCAACGTATATCTGAAGAAGTGgaaaaccacattttcattCTGGACTCCTCTTTATGTTAAAACACTAAATACTAAACACACAGTCACGTCAGACTGGACTGCagtactttttgtttgtttttttggatcACTCAGACATTGGAAACTGACAAACAGTAGTTCCCCATAAGTATATAAAGTATGAGGAACTACTAAATACACCGAAACACATCCCATGACATTGTGACTAAGTTTACGGAAACGCACACAGAGTTATCACACTGAATCTGACAATGAGGACCGATGGTAAAAGGAGCGTTTCTAAATACCACAGGACGGCATACTGACTTCTACCCtgatatattatatatcaagtgctttattttgtttacagGCGGTGCTAGTTATTGTTTGATAACAACCCTCGtgtaatttttatttcttaatatatttttatatatcaaaatatctaagtcttatttgtttttagttctAAGATAAAAGGTGGCAGCTGTAAAAATCCACCACAtaagtttttacattttggagaTGTACTTCTATTTAATTCCTTTCTGAAGAGATGCTGCTGTAGTTGTGTTTCACCTTCTCATCAGCTGCCACACCAGTGCCAGAGTCAGGGTAGCGTTGCCATCGTTCAGGTCCTGCCCACCGATGCCAACGAGGGAGAACTTGGCTGTTTTTCCCAGTTCCACTGCATAGTTACAATTCTCCAACTGTGGCCACAAAATTGAACAGTTGGCAAAAGACAGCAAAAGTTTTAGGGTATTTTTTTGGCCAGGAATGATTAAAAAGGATCTGGTTTACCTTTTTCATGTTGGTTCCCAGCTTGGGGTAAGGAGGCTTGTTGACCTTGTTATTCCAGTCAACAGGTATTTTAATCTTCTCATAGAGCTGAAGGATGACCAGGGCGTCCTGTAGGTCTCTGCATTAACATTAAACTCATGTAAGATTCCAACAGTTGTCAAGTTTCTTCATAATACTGGCGTATACACAGAAGTGACGTGAGGTACGTACGCATACAGATGATTGACATGTGGATTCACTCCCAAAGAGTTCATCCAGTTTCGGAATGTCCTCTCTTCTCGTGTCTCACCTAGACAGCAAAGGATTATGGGATTTAGTGAACTTCTAATCTGATTGAAAACCACACTGGAGTTCTTGATAACATGCAGAACTGAACTGCTCTAACTAAAGCATCCAGTAGAAGTAAAATTTAGGAATGTCTCGTATAACTACTATAGAAGTAGTTTCTATATCCTAAAACAAGCCTACATGACTGTTCTTCTGTCAGCTGACTATCCAGAGCTGGCTCTTTTcaggctgcagctctgtgtggaGTTAAAGGCTCTGAAAACCTGCTCTGTCAGCATCAGCTGGGATGGGATCCTAcattaatacaaaaacatttagccCACAGTTTATACAGTCGGGTTATTTAACATGTGAGATTTCTGTTTAATATTTCTGTGTGCGCCACATACTCTCTGGTTTGAAGTGGGTGATGCTTGGTTGGAAATGGTGATGTCACATAATTAAATACACCAATCGGAGCATTTGAATTAAAAAGTGATGACAGTTGTGAGGTTGGTTGTCTATGTTGCCAGACAGCAAATGTGATTAACCTACACCCACACAGTCCTGATGAAACAGAATATCTGAGATGAGAGATGCTGGATGTTGAACTCTAAATAAATAACTGCTAAATTCATCAGCTTTTAACTTTAATTTGGCTGAGGTAATAAATTGATAAATATCTGATGTAACAGAGAAATACTTGACCTCCAGTCTTCAGGAACATTTAGACTACTGCTTACCGACATTACTTACAAGCAAAAGAGCAACCTTTTTAAGCATCTCTCGTGTTGGTATTTGTGCATTTAGACTATTTGCTCACAGCCAACTCTCCCGTGGACCTCAGTGATGGCAGCAGAAAAGAAACTGGGAGACTTTTGAAAACATAGATTAATGCTCCGGTCTAAACACGGTATACCTTCCAACAGTCCCCAGTTAATGTCCTCATTCTCAGGTTTGGTCAGTGCTGGATATTTGTTGAACAGATTGGCCACAAAGGCAAGGTTGAGTTTGGGGTTTCCACTGACAACGTCAGCTGGGGTGACAAACTGTCGACACCCGAGCCTGTCGGCCTGCTGCAGCATGGCTTCTGCCCTCTTCAAGTCGTCTTTCTCCTGAACAACCCACAGAGCACAGGCTGCAGTCAGAGACACTGTACAGGTGTTACCATGTGCTGAAGTTACTCAATTGTGAGGGCCGATTAAAGTGCTTACACTGAAACCTGCCATGTTGATGTCTATGCGTGGATGGTCTTCCTCTGTGCCTTTTGGTGAGATTTGATTTAAAAGGTGGAAATAGGCCCTTGAGTcctggaaaataataaaaataaataaataaataaactgcaacATCCACTGTGTAACAAAGTGTTAGCTTTTGAAGCATAAAGTGTTCAGTTCAGATTTCAGTGTGGACaccatgttttgtattttgtctatCATTATTAAATAATGTGGACAAGTCAAATTGCCTCAAACATGTTTCAATAAATGTGTAATACTGTATTTCCATTAACTTCCACATACATTGAAactacagacacatttttaaaaaattcagatTCATGAAAAAagcatcagaaaaaaaacactgctttaaTAACCAGAGAAATGTAGGAGGTGTAGATActgttttattaatgaaatgaaatgttccTACTAACAAATATTGTACATCTGACAATAGTAATCGccatttgttttatataaacttttgttttttggcattttgccAGCAAGATAAAAACACCTTGTCCCATTCTATCCAGTCTGTACACagtatgtttaaaaacactacacatacatttgacattttgcaaGAGCAACAGTTACTACCTACTCAGTCTTATTTTTGGAGCACTGGAGTATTTTTTGTGCAAACCCAAGCATGCACCACTTGGCCAGGTGTGCCAAAACATTCCTGTGTCAGTGGCTCCTGTTACTATAGTCTAGACGTGCATGGAAATTGTGccatttgcttaaaaaaaatacaaatctaTACAGTCTTTGTGAATCAAGCGttttaaataattgaaataCATTCCCACCTTGATGTCAGAGCTGAAGTTGTTGATCTTTTTCCAACCAGCATTTTCCAGGTGAAAGTTTGCCCAGCGTAACAGCAGCTCTTCTGGAGACAGCTTCATCAGGTCCTCCAGGGTTTCCCCGTCTCTCAGCAATGCTGCCAGAGCTGGTGAGGGGTGTTAATGATGAGATAAGCTTCATGACAACAGATCAGGAAATGCTAGTGACTGGAACACACAGTCAAGTACATGTTATGTAAAGGACAACCAAGCACACCTCATACCTTCATTTCTGCTGAGCTCGATGTCAGCAAACAGACCGATCTTAATGATCTGCCACAGGAGCCCCAGCACCAGATGGGGCTTCCCCTCTTTCAGGTCTAGAGCACCAATATTTACCACATGGCAGCCAATGGCAGAAGCTGAATTCAGGGCCAGGTTCAGATTCTCCTGTAAGGTACAACACATCAGCTGTTGGAAAATCTGTGTAAACATACACAAgagtctaaaaataaaaaaaaagaggtccaccataaattatttttcactGACCTGTATTGTAAAAGGTGTCAGCTTCTTCTTATTTATGGTTCTCTCATCAATAGTGTCTGGCACTGACAGGTTGACCATTTTGCTGAGAAAAGGTATAAAACCAAACATAAAGCTTCATTTGAAATTCAATGCAATATCCACAAACTAACTAAATGGGGAcaagtctctgtctctcatctcTGTTACATTAACTTAGTGAACAATGTTTCTATTTGTCATGTTTATCTGATTGGAATATGGTCAGTCACAGATGATGTGGTCTCTTTGCATCTCTGCAATCAGTTTTGTGATATGATATTAGCAGAGATGTTTACAATTCATTTTATAGAAGTCCCAGTCAAGTCTCATTAAGTCTTTGGTCAGAACtgcaagtcaagtctcaagtcccTTGGTTGCAATGAACAATGGTAGTAGCAGGTAGTAGTGTACAAGCTAACATTAGATAGCCGATGTTGAGCTAAACTGAATGTCGACTGACTGATATGTCCAGGTGTGTTTTGAGGTACCTGATAAAATTAGATGTGGTCAATCCAGTgcgttttatttttatactgctCACCTTGTATGCTGCTGCTCATTTGTTTAGGCTTTGTAAGAACTCATAATAACCAAATTTGATAACAAACTGGACCACACTTGCTGGGACACTGGCCATGTTCATAGCACAAATTCAATTGACTTCAGTTTACACGGTGCGTCACGAATGGGTTGTGCTCATTACCAATACATTTTGCTGCCTCTATTCTGCCACTAATTTACTAGAAGAAGAACATAGTAAACACACTGCTTGTCAGAAATGACATTAAtgcactaaaataaatatataaacattgttCAGGAGTCTCAAACAGCAAGTCCTAGTCTAGTCTCAAGTCTTTTGAGGGCTCGACAGCCGACTCGAGTCCCCATCTCTGGGTATGAGTATCATTATCGCCTGTTGTGTGAGCTCACTGTTGTTATGGTTGACttccttttgtctgtttttcagacaATTAAATTCAGAAATATGTAGGtgacatttatttcacaaaGGGAGCTAGTGGTAGGAGGGGAGAGCTGGCTTGCTAACTTGAAGCGATAATGGGATCTCTCACCAGAGTACTATACCATCGCCGACAGATGTGAAGAGAGAGTCTGTGTTGGGATCCATGGGCAGGACGTGTTGGCAGTCAGGGTCATCCTTAAGAGCAATGTTGATCCAGTTCACAAAGGCATATCGCTCCTCCTCTGTAAGTGTGTACATACACAAGCAGCTGTTAAAAGCAGTGCACCAACAATATAATGTGACAGCATCACACATTTAAGTAGCTCAATGTTATTCTGTGGTAAATGACGCACAGTCGATGGTTTATGACCTTAGCAGCAGCTGAAGACAGGAAAGTAAGGATGTTCATGATGTCAGGAATCTATGTGACTTGCCAGAGAACGAATGTTGAGTGCCTTCGCTCGACAGCTCAGACGTCCCTCCAATAGCCAGGATGCCTTCTTTTCTGTTAAGGACCTTACGGAAGGTTTTTGCTATTGCACTGCCCCTCAGCTCCTGGATGATCTAAAAATTGAATAAACAATATTCAGAGACCAATTACACCTACTCctaaaattttaataaaaattaaataaaaataaacaaaccaaaaacgGTTTTTGGTCATTCTGATTTGTggataaatgtttaaaacattaaaactgaaagGAGTGTTTTTAATGAACTGATCCACATTGCCTATGTCAATAATAATTACCAAAATTTTCTTCTGATCATCAAAGCAGTTTTCTAATAATATTTCTAATAATATTTCGATTTTAGCATGTTTGTAATGCCAAcatcatatttgttttaatgaggAATTTACCACAAAATAATTAATTGCAAAGCACTAACTGAATCCCTTAATGATATAAGCCTGTGCAATCTAATACAATTCAGTACAACAGGCCAAGAACAAAAAACTGAAGGTCATAAAAGTACAATATAGGGTTGAACAGATGTATTGGATGGCAGAAGACTATATAGGTGCAGCTAATGAAATGGCCATTGTGTATATATAGCTGAAgttctgtaaaaacataaaataaaataaatattacccTCAAAACTAAACCAACCAAACTACATTTAGTAATACTATACTATAATTCTGGTGAATCAATTTATGCCACCATAGGTAAACTTACAATGTATATttatcataaataaaaaataaccaaTAGAAACAGTCAACACAAAGGGTTAATCTGCAATCATATGTCTAGTCCTTCACCATTAGTCCTCCTTTTACTGttatttgcatcttttttttatcaAGCTCTTGTTAGCCTTGACAGCCAAGGTTACTCAGCAGACACAGCAGTTCTGTGGGAATTTCACCTCGatggcatgaaaacaaaaagccaaGCAGCCAGCTAAAAGGGCTGTGAAAATATGGTGAATGTTTAGGCTAGTAACTGAGCTTTTAGACAACATATATGAGCTGAATAATGCAAAAAGTCCAGGAAGAGGTCAGTGGGTTTATAAAAGCAACTGCTGTTGTTCTGCACATTTAAATAGACTGCATTGGTATAAAGTGAGACTGGGTATTCACTAATTTAAGTATTACACTGCGGGTGCCAGTATTTCACTAGAGGTAACGTTAAACATTAATGACAGTAAACATCCAGAGCTTCAGCTGTTAATATCCTCCATACACTAACACTACCTTCAGGCTTGTCCCCATGTCTCAACATTAAATAATTATATCTAAACATTAAATCACTCTCAACAACAGCTAGTGGAACCATGGAGAGCTCTGTGGTGTGAGCTCATACCGGAATAACACAAGCTGCCTCAACAATCCATTTTctatagtaaaaaaaatgtgatactTCCTGAAGCTAAAGTTATCGCTACTTCATCAGTGACCTCAGCTCTATAGGCGTGGTGGGACCACAATGAGCTATTCAGCCAGGCAAAGGGAGGCTTGTTTAAAAAGCACATCACACTtagccacaaacacacacaaggtcaCAGGTTGCCAGCTTGCATTTTTTATGCACTCTAGTTAAATCAGGTAACCACAACAAGACAACCATGACCTTGCACAAATGATAAAGATGTCCAGTAAATTTATCCTGATGTTTccatgtgaagaaaaaaaagtgcagtaaCATTGAAGTTTAttattaaatcaaatataacTTTGTCTATACCAATAAAACAACAAGATGAAGTGAAAGTTGTCATCATGAAGCCATAAAAAGTATGTAAAACTGTAAGGTTATAAGTCACTGTTTCATTGCATGACCATAGTCAGAGTTAAGCTCAATGACTCAACCAAACACCCACTTAGACTAAGGCACAACAACTGAATTAttacagaaagacaaaacacagctATATTTTGGCACACCCACTTGATCTTAAGATTTTGGCTCACGCTCTGCTCCTGTACCAGAAGCCTCCCCTGTGAATGACTTCTTTTCTCTAAATGACCACTCCCACATCACTGCTGAAACGAAATACTGGAACTCACTCTTCACCTTCATGTTCCCTTGGTCTGTGGAGGACGTTCATTAATTGTCCTGTAAATAGCTGCTAGAGCTGGGTTGCATTGCAGTCCCAGACATGAGGGTGAGCTGCTTTTAGgcaaagcagaaaataacaacaaaagtAGGTAAAGCTCTGAAAAGAAGATAAAACCCTGTCAAGCTTGACGGATTGAGCTGGTGTGAGTTTGACTCACCGCCAAAAACTCctcaaaactgattttattgtCCATGTTTCGATCAAGTTTCTGGATGATCTCTCGAACCATGTATCCAGGTACTGGATGGCCAGCCTCTTTTAGGAGCTCACTGAGTTCATAATCACAGATGTAGCCGTTATTGTCCAAATCTACAGAAACATAGAAAAGAACATCAGACACCAGGAGAAATGGTACAAAGACAGGAAAACTAACTGCTTTTTATAACAGCTGACACTAACACTTATATTTGATGTAGTAATAAGTATATATTATTTAACATAAGTCAGATACAAATTGCAATCTTAACAAGCTGTAACCAGCAGGCATTTTGCTTATATAATTATTGAACAATTAACTTAAAACATAATGTCATGTAACATGGTAATATCACTTTTACTCACCAATTTTCCCAAACACCTCTCTCATCTCCTCCATGTCCTCTTTTGATATTTTTCCAGACATTTTTCTGTGATTGACCGAAGGTGGTCAGTCAGGTGGgactgcagagaggaaaagggCATAGAGTCAGAGGCAGGGTCTTCAAGCGACGAGGGAGAATTTGATAGGAGCCTGTAAACCTCCTGAAATGTATCCAGGCTGCTGGCGCCTTATACATGAAGGCATCTGCACTCCCCCTAAAACTCATCTCACAGCTACTTAGGATCACTCAACTCCTGGAGCAGGTTTTCTGTCTGCTTGCCAATGGAGAAGTGACATTTCCTCTGCAGACTGAACAGAAGTCACTCTCCATCTTCAGTCAGTTCTAAAAAGTAGTGCCTCTTGTACCCATCTGCTGACTGATCCCTGGTTATCCCCACCGCAGCTGATCCTATCTACTGTTCTTTTTAGTTTCCCTCTTTAGCTCTTTCCGTTTTCCATGCACGTCTCTGCCCCATAACCAAAGTAATTTCCTGTTAGTTCCATTGTATAGCAATGAACccattcagtaaaaaaaaaagcctaaaactACCATGGAGCCAATTTTCTCTGAGATTTTATAATGTTACACAATCcttgtgtatgttttctgtaATTGCGTGTCCCTCAGATGCCCTAAAACAATGTGATTCTTGCTTTTTGACACTTTTATCATCTctacaaatcaaatgttttcattttatttttgttttaatctgttaatgttaatgctaaTCTGTCTCACAAACTGAGCAAGCTGTTAAGAAAAGGAACAGAGACTGCATCCAGCGTAACATTTggctcaggctgctgctctgaaaAATCTGCATACCAGTTTATCATCAAGCTGTGAGGGTCCTTAACCTCTAGGGAGatttatttaaatctgtaaagACCCACATCATAAAACCATTAAGACTAGATTTCCTCAAGTTATTTTGCTTGACTAGATACACTGTGTTCCCAAATTCCTCTGAGGCAAAGTAACCATCTGAAAATGCCTGAAAATAAGGAATTCCTTTGAATACCTCCTTCCCGTTCTGCAGGGGCGGAGAGATGCATGAGGCCTGGGCAGATTGAGCTTCACTTACAGAGAGGTGAGCAGTGTGCTGCCTCGCTCTCTAAGGCTAAACTGGTATAATGTCATTCCTCTCCAACACGAGTGCTCAGCAAACAAAGAAGAGGCTTACGCTGCGGTAAATTGACAGATTTTTCCAGACAGAAAAATTGTTCCCATTTCTCCACTACAGCTAAATTTTCACAGTATGTTACTCAGAAATCCTGGGCACAGCTATTTTTGGTTTCCTCTGTACAAGTACAAACCCTTATTAGGGAATAGTTAAACATCAACTTAATTTTTCGCCTGATTATGAAGAGGTTTCTAAGCTTGAATTGAGTGATTTCAGCCATCTAGTCTCTCTCTGACCTCAGCAGCATTGGGGGCAGATAAACAATGAACAAAGGCCCAGTAACCGTGCATCCTCTTCCATGAA includes:
- the LOC113143231 gene encoding plastin-3, which gives rise to MSGKISKEDMEEMREVFGKIDLDNNGYICDYELSELLKEAGHPVPGYMVREIIQKLDRNMDNKISFEEFLAIIQELRGSAIAKTFRKVLNRKEGILAIGGTSELSSEGTQHSFSEEERYAFVNWINIALKDDPDCQHVLPMDPNTDSLFTSVGDGIVLCKMVNLSVPDTIDERTINKKKLTPFTIQENLNLALNSASAIGCHVVNIGALDLKEGKPHLVLGLLWQIIKIGLFADIELSRNEALAALLRDGETLEDLMKLSPEELLLRWANFHLENAGWKKINNFSSDIKDSRAYFHLLNQISPKGTEEDHPRIDINMAGFSEKDDLKRAEAMLQQADRLGCRQFVTPADVVSGNPKLNLAFVANLFNKYPALTKPENEDINWGLLEGETREERTFRNWMNSLGVNPHVNHLYADLQDALVILQLYEKIKIPVDWNNKVNKPPYPKLGTNMKKLENCNYAVELGKTAKFSLVGIGGQDLNDGNATLTLALVWQLMRRYTLNVLQELGDGQKVNDEIIVNWVNKTLAEAGKSPKISSFKDKEISSSLAVLELIDAIQPGSINYELIKTGCLSEEDKLENAKYAISMARKIGTRVYALPEDLVEVKPKMVMTVFACLMGRGMKRV